In the Oryza glaberrima chromosome 6, OglaRS2, whole genome shotgun sequence genome, one interval contains:
- the LOC127777886 gene encoding protein LAZ1 isoform X1, with translation MELAEQLYSVFRSYAPPIWASITAGIFVITSLSLSLFLLFNHLSAYKNPEEQKFLVGVILMVPCYAVESYISLVNPSISVDIEILRDGYEAFAMYCFGRYLVACLGGEDRTIEFLKREGSSGSDVPLLDHETGQRYVNHPFPMNYMLKPWPLGEWFYLVIKFGLVQYVIIKTICAILAVILESFGVYCEGEFKWNYGYSYTAVVLNFSQSWALYCLVQFYAAIKDELAHIKPLAKFLTFKSIVFLTWWQGVVIALLYNWGLLRGPIAQELQFKSSIQDFIICIEMGVASIAHLYVFPAKPYEMMGDRFIGGVSVLGDYASVDCPLDPDEVKDSERPTKTRLPQPGDRVRCSTGIKESVRDVVLGGGEYIVNDLKFTVNHAVEPINEKLHRISQNIKKHEKEKKKTNDDSCINSQQSLSRVISGIDDPLLNGSLSDNSGQKKSRKHRRKSGYGSAESGGESSDQGLGGYEIRGHRWITRE, from the exons ATGGAATTGGCAGAGCAGCTGTACTCAGTTTTCAGGAGCTATGCGCCCCCTATTTGGGCTTCAATCACCGCTGGCATTTTTGTCATCACCTCGCTTTCACTATCTCTGTTCTTGCTGTTCAATCATCTGTCAGCCTACAAGAACCCAGAG GAGCAGAAGTTTCTTGTCGGTGTTATTCTCATGGTCCCATGCTATGCGGTCGAGTCG TACATATCATTGGTGAATCCATCAATTAGTGTTGATATTGAGATTCTGCGAGATGGCTACGAGGCATTTGCTATGTACTGTTTTGGGCGGTATCTAGTTGCTTGCTTAG GTGGGGAAGATAGGACAATTGAATTTCTGAAGAGGGAAGGCAGTTCAGGTTCTGATGTACCACTTTTAGACCATGAAACTGGACAACGATATGTGAACCATCCTTTTCCAATGAATTACATGCTGAAACCTTGGCCTCTAGGAGAATGGTTCTACTTGGTTATTAAGTTTGGGCTTGTTCAATAT GTGATAATAAAGACAATTTGTGCTATTCTTGCGGTGATTCTTGAATCCTTTGGAGTGTACTGTGAAGGAGAGTTTAAGTGGAACTATGG GTACTCTTACACTGCTGTGGTTCTCAATTTTAGTCAGTCATGGGCCTTGTATTGTCTGGTTCAGTTCTATGCTGCCATAAAGGATGAACTAGCCCATATAAAGCCTCTTGCAAAGTTTCTGACATTCAAGTCTATAGTCTTCTTAACATGGTGGCAAGGTGTGGTGATTGCATTGCTGTACAATTGGGGCTTGCTAAGAGGTCCTATTGCTCAAGAGTTGCAGTTCAAGTCCAGTATTCAGGACTTCATTATCTGCATAGAG ATGGGAGTTGCTTCTATTGCCCACCTGTATGTGTTCCCTGCCAAGCCATATGAGATGATGGGTGATCGTTTCATTGGAGGGGTTTCAGTTCTCGGAGACTATGCTTCAGTTGATTGCCCTCTAGATCCAGATGAAGTTAAGGACAGTGAGCGACCAACCAAGACTAGGCTTCCCCAGCCAGGCGATCGTGTCAGATGCTCCACTGGCATAAAAGAAAGTGTTCGTGACGTCGTACTTGGAGGAGGAGAATAT ATTGTGAATGACCTGAAGTTCACCGTCAATCATGCTGTGGAACCAATCAATGAAAAGCTGCACAGGATATCACAGAACATCAAAAAGcatgagaaagaaaagaagaaaacaaatgacGATAGCTGCATAAATTCACAACAATCCTTGAGCAGGGTAATCAGCGGTATTGACGATCCTCTCCTGAATGGGAGCTTAAGTGATAATAGTGGTCAGAAGAAATCACGGAAGCATCGCAGGAAATCTGGGTACGGGAGCGCAGAGAGTGGAGGAGAGAGCAGTGATCAAGGATTAGGTGGGTATGAAATCCGAGGGCACAGATGGATTACTAGGGAGTAA
- the LOC127778109 gene encoding cyclin-B2-2 → MENMRSENFNQGVSMEGVKHAPEMANTNRRALRDIKNIIGAPHQHMAVSKRGLLDKPAAKNQAGHRPMTRKFAATLANQPSSAPLAPIGSERQKRTADSAFHGPADMECTKITSDDLPLPMMSEMDEVMGSELKEIEMEDIEEAAPDIDSCDANNSLAVVEYVDEIYSFYRRSEGLSCVSPNYMLSQNDINEKMRGILIDWLIEVHYKLELLDETLFLTVNIIDRFLARENVVRKKLQLVGVTAMLLACKYEEVSVPVVEDLILICDRAYTRTDILEMERMIVNTLQFDMSVPTPYCFMRRFLKAAQSDKKLELMSFFIIELSLVEYEMLKFQPSMLAAAAIYTAQCTINGFKSWNKCCELHTKYSEEQLMECSKMMVELHQKAGHGKLTGVHRKYSTFRYGCAAKSEPAVFLLKSVAL, encoded by the exons ATGGAGAACATGAGATCTGAGAACTTTAACCAAG GTGTTTCAATGGAGGGCGTCAAGCATGCGCCCGAGATGGCAAACACCAACAGGAGGGCTCTGCGGGACATCAAGAACATCATCGGAGCACCTCACCAGCACATGGCTGTGAGCAAGAGGGGTTTGCTAGA TAAACCTGCCGCTAAGAACCAAGCTGGACACCGTCCTATGACGAG GAAATTTGCTGCAACACTGGCAAACCAACCCTCCAGTGCTCCCCTG GCACCCATTGGAAGTGAGAGGCAAAAAAGGACAGCAGATTCTGCATTTCATGGTCCAGCAGATATGGAGTGCACCAAGATCACATCTGATGATTTGCCATTGCCAATGATGTCTGAGATGGACGAAGTG ATGGGTTCTGAACTGAAAGAAATTGAGATGGAAGACATTGAGGAGGCAGCACCTGATATTGACAGCTGTGATGCAAATAACTCCCTTGCAGTAGTTGAATATGTTGATGAAATTTACAGCTTCTACAGGAGGAGTGAG GGTTTGAGCTGTGTCTCTCCTAATTACATGTTGAGCCAAAATGACATAAATGAGAAGATGCGCGGCATTCTCATCGATTGGCTGATAGAG GTGCATTACAAGTTAGAGCTATTGGATGAGACCCTCTTCCTTACTGTGAATATCATAGACCGATTCTTGGCTCGCGAAAATGTGGTGCGAAAGAAGCTTCAGTTGGTTGGCGTGACTGCCATGCTGCTCGCCTGCAAGTATGAAGAAGTGAGCGTTCCTGTAGTGGAGGATCTTATCCTAATCTGCGACCGCGCCTACACAAGAACAGATATTCTCGAAATG GAGAGGATGATTGTAAACACTCTTCAGTTTGATATGTCAGTTCCAACTCCATACTGTTTCATGAGAAGGTTCCTCAAGGCTGCACAATCTGACAAGAAG CTTGAGCTCATGTCTTTCTTCATAATTGAGCTGAGCCTTGTCGAGTATGAGATGCTCAAATTCCAGCCGTCAATGCTGGCGGCTGCTGCCATCTACACTGCTCAGTGCACCATTAATGGGTTCAAGTCCTGGAACAAATGCTGTGAGCTGCATACAAAATACTCTGAAGAACAGCTGAT GGAGTGCTCCAAGATGATGGTTGAGCTCCACCAAAAAGCAGGACATGGGAAGCTTACTGGAGTTCATAGAAAGTACAGCACATTTAGGTATGGTTGCGCCGCAAAATCGGAGCCCGCCGTCTTCTTGCTCAAGAGCGTGGCACTGTAA
- the LOC127777886 gene encoding protein LAZ1 isoform X2 produces the protein MLCGRVGKYISLVNPSISVDIEILRDGYEAFAMYCFGRYLVACLGGEDRTIEFLKREGSSGSDVPLLDHETGQRYVNHPFPMNYMLKPWPLGEWFYLVIKFGLVQYVIIKTICAILAVILESFGVYCEGEFKWNYGYSYTAVVLNFSQSWALYCLVQFYAAIKDELAHIKPLAKFLTFKSIVFLTWWQGVVIALLYNWGLLRGPIAQELQFKSSIQDFIICIEMGVASIAHLYVFPAKPYEMMGDRFIGGVSVLGDYASVDCPLDPDEVKDSERPTKTRLPQPGDRVRCSTGIKESVRDVVLGGGEYIVNDLKFTVNHAVEPINEKLHRISQNIKKHEKEKKKTNDDSCINSQQSLSRVISGIDDPLLNGSLSDNSGQKKSRKHRRKSGYGSAESGGESSDQGLGGYEIRGHRWITRE, from the exons ATGCTATGCGGTCGAGTCGGTAAG TACATATCATTGGTGAATCCATCAATTAGTGTTGATATTGAGATTCTGCGAGATGGCTACGAGGCATTTGCTATGTACTGTTTTGGGCGGTATCTAGTTGCTTGCTTAG GTGGGGAAGATAGGACAATTGAATTTCTGAAGAGGGAAGGCAGTTCAGGTTCTGATGTACCACTTTTAGACCATGAAACTGGACAACGATATGTGAACCATCCTTTTCCAATGAATTACATGCTGAAACCTTGGCCTCTAGGAGAATGGTTCTACTTGGTTATTAAGTTTGGGCTTGTTCAATAT GTGATAATAAAGACAATTTGTGCTATTCTTGCGGTGATTCTTGAATCCTTTGGAGTGTACTGTGAAGGAGAGTTTAAGTGGAACTATGG GTACTCTTACACTGCTGTGGTTCTCAATTTTAGTCAGTCATGGGCCTTGTATTGTCTGGTTCAGTTCTATGCTGCCATAAAGGATGAACTAGCCCATATAAAGCCTCTTGCAAAGTTTCTGACATTCAAGTCTATAGTCTTCTTAACATGGTGGCAAGGTGTGGTGATTGCATTGCTGTACAATTGGGGCTTGCTAAGAGGTCCTATTGCTCAAGAGTTGCAGTTCAAGTCCAGTATTCAGGACTTCATTATCTGCATAGAG ATGGGAGTTGCTTCTATTGCCCACCTGTATGTGTTCCCTGCCAAGCCATATGAGATGATGGGTGATCGTTTCATTGGAGGGGTTTCAGTTCTCGGAGACTATGCTTCAGTTGATTGCCCTCTAGATCCAGATGAAGTTAAGGACAGTGAGCGACCAACCAAGACTAGGCTTCCCCAGCCAGGCGATCGTGTCAGATGCTCCACTGGCATAAAAGAAAGTGTTCGTGACGTCGTACTTGGAGGAGGAGAATAT ATTGTGAATGACCTGAAGTTCACCGTCAATCATGCTGTGGAACCAATCAATGAAAAGCTGCACAGGATATCACAGAACATCAAAAAGcatgagaaagaaaagaagaaaacaaatgacGATAGCTGCATAAATTCACAACAATCCTTGAGCAGGGTAATCAGCGGTATTGACGATCCTCTCCTGAATGGGAGCTTAAGTGATAATAGTGGTCAGAAGAAATCACGGAAGCATCGCAGGAAATCTGGGTACGGGAGCGCAGAGAGTGGAGGAGAGAGCAGTGATCAAGGATTAGGTGGGTATGAAATCCGAGGGCACAGATGGATTACTAGGGAGTAA